Proteins co-encoded in one Brassica oleracea var. oleracea cultivar TO1000 chromosome C4, BOL, whole genome shotgun sequence genomic window:
- the LOC106337121 gene encoding pentatricopeptide repeat-containing protein At5g40400 translates to MKRVSAINAASLLKRDFSNHRFFSSSSSSSSSSLQLIPRCDDPPKPITLNPLYNLLPNTLNPNRIVDVICSSLNQHDSLSSNLRNSVKSLIPHLGHREISRVLLRFQSDATRALAFFNWVKSDLGKTPNVGNYCLLLHVLAWSKKFPLAMQFLCELIESVANEEEEEDVFSVLVSATDECNWDPVVFDMLVKAYLKLGLVEEGFSAFRKVIAFGFLVSVVTCNHLLNGLLKLDLADDCWQVYSVMCRVGIHPNAHTFNILTNAFCKGSSFNQVNDFLEKMEEEEGFEPDLVTYNTLVSSYCRRGRLKEAFYLYKIMYRRRVVPDLVTYTSLIKGLCKEGRVREAHQTFHRMVDRGIKPDCVAYNTLVYAYCKEGMMEQAKRLLHEMLGNIVVPDTFTCKIIVEGFVREGRLLAAVNFFVELTRLRVRIPFEVCSFLIESLCREGKPFAAKHLLERITEEEGHKATPETYNSLIESFSRCDAIDEALLLKEKLTSQNQVLDVNSYRALIGCLCRIGRNREAESLMVEMVDSDVKPDCFICGALVTGYCMELDFAKAESLLAFFAMEFRIFDIESYNLLVKAVCETRSGYKKVLELQERMQRVGFVPNTLSCKYMIQGLSQLDGLM, encoded by the coding sequence ATGAAGCGAGTATCAGCCATTAATGCTGCTTCTCTACTCAAACGAGATTTCTCTAACCACCGCTTCTTCTCATCCTCCTCCTCCTCCTCTTCTTCTTCGTTGCAGCTAATCCCGCGATGTGATGATCCACCTAAACCAATCACCCTCAACCCGCTTTACAATCTACTTCCCAATACCCTAAACCCTAACCGAATCGTCGACGTCATCTGCTCCTCTCTCAATCAACACGATTCCCTCTCATCCAACCTCCGCAACTCAGTCAAATCCCTGATTCCTCACCTGGGCCACCGTGAAATCTCTAGGGTTTTGCTTAGGTTCCAATCAGACGCCACTCGAGCTCTCGCGTTCTTCAATTGGGTCAAATCCGATTTGGGCAAGACCCCGAACGTCGGTAACTACTGTTTGCTTCTTCACGTTCTCGCTTGGTCAAAGAAGTTCCCTTTAGCTATGCAATTTCTCTGTGAACTGATTGAGTCAGTAGCCAATGAAGAAGAAGAAGAAGATGTGTTTAGTGTTTTGGTCTCTGCTACGGATGAATGCAATTGGGATCCCGTTGTTTTCGATATGCTCGTCAAGGCTTATCTGAAGTTAGGTTTGGTAGAAGAAGGCTTCTCTGCTTTTCGAAAGGTGATTGCTTTCGGTTTCCTTGTTAGCGTTGTCACTTGTAACCATCTCTTGAACGGTTTGCTGAAGCTGGACCTAGCGGATGACTGTTGGCAAGTGTATAGCGTGATGTGTAGAGTAGGAATCCATCCCAACGCTCACACGTTCAACATTCTCACCAATGCGTTCTGCAAAGGTTCCAGTTTTAACCAAGTTAACGACTTTCTGGAGAAGATGGAAGAGGAAGAAGGGTTTGAGCCTGATTTAGTCACTTATAACACGTTGGTGAGTAGTTATTGTAGGAGAGGGAGGTTGAAAGAAGCGTTTTATCTTTACAAGATCATGTATAGGCGTCGTGTGGTGCCGGATTTGGTTACCTACACGTCGCTTATCAAAGGTCTTTGTAAAGAAGGGAGAGTCAGAGAAGCTCATCAGACGTTCCACAGGATGGTAGACAGAGGGATTAAGCCTGATTGTGTCGCCTACAACACTCTTGTATATGCTTATTGCAAAGAAGGGATGATGGAGCAGGCGAAGAGGCTGTTGCACGAAATGCTTGGGAATATCGTTGTTCCGGATACGTTCACTTGTAAGATTATAGTTGAAGGGTTTGTGAGAGAAGGACGGTTACTCGCTGCTGTGAACTTTTTTGTCGAGCTTACAAGGTTGAGAGTTAGAATCCCGTTTGAAGTTTGCAGCTTTCTGATAGAGAGTTTGTGCCGGGAAGGGAAACCGTTTGCAGCAAAGCATCTTTTAGAACGAATCACCGAGGAGGAAGGTCACAAGGCGACACCAGAGACTTACAACAGCTTAATTGAGTCTTTCTCTCGTTGTGATGCGATCGATGAGGCGTTGCTTCTGAAAGAGAAACTCACAAGTCAGAACCAAGTGTTAGATGTTAATTCTTACCGAGCTCTTATTGGCTGCTTGTGTAGGATTGGTAGGAACCGTGAAGCTGAGTCTTTGATGGTGGAAATGGTTGATTCTGATGTCAAGCCGGATTGTTTTATATGCGGGGCTTTGGTTACTGGATACTGCATGGAGTTGGATTTCGCTAAAGCTGAGAGTTTATTGGCTTTCTTTGCTATGGAGTTTAGAATCTTTGACATAGAGAGTTACAATTTGCTTGTTAAAGCGGTTTGTGAAACGAGAAGTGGGTATAAGAAGGTGTTAGAGCTTCAGGAACGAATGCAGAGAGTTGGGTTTGTTCCGAACACTTTGAGTTGTAAGTATATGATCCAAGGTTTGAGCCAACTAGACGGTTTGATGTAA
- the LOC106337122 gene encoding oleosin 21.2 kDa-like, with translation MADTHRVDRTDRHLQFQSPYEGGRVNIQFEGAGEGYGQSGYGGGGGYGQSGYGGGGYKSMMPESGPSSTQVISFLVGVPIVGSLLAIAGLLLAGSVIGLMISIPLFLLFSPVIVPAAITIGLATTGFLASGMFGLTGLSSISWVMNYLRRTRGGVPDQLEYAKRRMADAVGYAGQKGKEMGQFVQDKAHDAKQYDISKPQDTTTTTTTTTKGHETRTAAA, from the exons ATGGCGGATACACATCGCGTCGACCGTACTGATAGGCACTTGCAATTTCAGTCGCCTTATGAAGGTGGCCGAGTGAATATTCAATTTGAAGGCGCTGGTGAAGGTTACGGCCAATCTGGCTATGGTGGTGGTGGTGGTTATGGCCAGTCTGGTTATGGTGGTGGTGGCTACAAGAGCATGATGCCTGAAAGTGGCCCATCTAGCACCCAA GTAATATCGTTTCTGGTCGGAGTCCCTATAGTCGGTTCGCTGCTTGCCATAGCCGGTTTACTTCTAGCCGGTTCGGTGATAGGTTTAATGATCTCAATACCGCTTTTCCTGCTCTTCAGCCCGGTCATAGTCCCAGCGGCTATAACCATCGGGCTTGCAACAACGGGATTCTTGGCCTCCGGAATGTTTGGTCTTACCGGGCTTAGCTCAATCTCGTGGGTCATGAACTACCTTCGTAGGACCAGGGGGGGTGTGCCTGATCAACTGGAGTATGCTAAGAGGAGAATGGCTGATGCTGTTGGCTACGCTGGACAGAAGGGTAAAGAAATGGGTCAGTTCGTACAAGATAAGGCCCATGACGCTAAACAATATGATATTTCTAAGCCACAGGATACTACTACTACTACCACCACCACTACCAAGGGTCATGAGACTAGGACGGCAGCAGCATGA